The Arthrobacter russicus genome has a segment encoding these proteins:
- a CDS encoding DUF2797 domain-containing protein, with product MPEALVRGVGWSASASVVLSVMADGVAAELPLPPEGVFGFRVRDPRKHCLGFSRVHGRSASMHLPCPEASLAERGYQCGPCFGRDEFRFMHDFHRGGVAPAGLRDYLAQPHWLYIATFAHGASKVGTASDLRKWIRLAEQGAVAAQYVAHADDGRIVRILEDSVSSGLELPQQIRSAAKAAALVAADGPSLGAVEAANAEVAHRVRNHLAGVGVAGFRVVDEPWTLPEAARKLLAVRPREAYPLPLLEGAHGLPLNGVLGSFVLSSLEGHDFIADLAQLKGRIIEAGNFRSELPSLQDSLF from the coding sequence ATGCCGGAAGCCCTCGTCCGCGGTGTCGGCTGGAGCGCTTCGGCCTCGGTGGTTCTGAGCGTCATGGCCGACGGTGTGGCTGCAGAGTTGCCGTTGCCGCCGGAGGGGGTTTTCGGATTCCGGGTCCGCGATCCGCGCAAGCATTGCTTGGGCTTCTCCCGGGTGCACGGACGCTCGGCGTCGATGCATCTCCCGTGTCCGGAGGCTTCGCTGGCCGAGCGCGGATACCAATGCGGACCGTGCTTCGGCCGGGACGAGTTCCGGTTCATGCATGATTTCCACCGTGGCGGTGTGGCTCCGGCCGGTTTGCGGGATTATTTGGCGCAGCCGCATTGGCTTTACATCGCGACGTTCGCGCACGGTGCGAGCAAGGTAGGCACCGCCTCGGACTTGCGCAAATGGATTCGGCTCGCCGAGCAAGGCGCGGTTGCCGCGCAGTACGTGGCGCACGCCGACGATGGCCGGATCGTGCGGATCCTCGAAGATTCGGTCAGCTCGGGGCTGGAATTGCCGCAGCAAATCCGTTCCGCGGCGAAGGCCGCGGCCCTGGTCGCCGCAGACGGGCCGTCGCTCGGTGCCGTCGAAGCGGCCAACGCCGAGGTCGCGCACCGAGTGCGGAACCATCTGGCCGGGGTGGGCGTCGCCGGCTTCCGCGTCGTCGACGAGCCCTGGACCTTGCCGGAGGCTGCGCGGAAGCTGCTGGCCGTGCGGCCGCGCGAGGCGTATCCGTTGCCGCTCCTGGAGGGCGCGCACGGTTTGCCGCTGAACGGGGTGCTGGGCAGTTTCGTGCTGAGCAGCCTGGAGGGGCACGATTTCATCGCGGACTTGGCGCAGCTCAAGGGGCGGATCATCGAAGCAGGCAACTTCCGCTCGGAATTGCCCAGTCTGCAAGACTCCCTGTTCTGA
- a CDS encoding DUF7927 domain-containing protein, which translates to MAGLNKLRAGAMRKGLGILGLALFAGLVQAPGAAAETGDQWPLTAATAPVQIDPAGLYGSSGNQIFKFTGLQNGQAGTELTAQTAPGAPAYWSSNLGLGRDAQGSLEFVGSRYNTGYPALYSLKNGASSITEIGSAPQTSAAWGGLSVAPDGGIWQGTNLQSTGNSRLSRFDQQAGTGVISGPLTSTLAGDRIWDGGGVVAPDYAFDAAGNLFGLVFNRGEGWIYRYNIDSFSASGMTVTPWLQISGPALTAGSSNYGFAWLGGNWYAGNGNGTLYRINAETGASVVAGEVTTPSTFDYRLTDLASAELVPGPRLEVTKSADRTVVDPGGVVRFTLTGTNTGAATFAADFADELSEVLDEADYNGDASADIGSIGLSGQRLLWRGELAPGQRVTVTFSVTVKAVVPGDYRLVNRVSSTVPEAVLPPPVTVDISGFVLTKTVDRTVAAPGDQVSYTVVGRNVGRTPLRAGFSDDLSQVLDDAAFRGDVDANTGRVWSSADSIRWSGRLLPGQAVTVTYQVVVRAGGGDGILRNSVTSSTSGGQETTPVQTTVREVPGTPQADRAVQPVGPGAPGPTTETLPNTGSATAALIFSGALAALLGLVLLAAARFRPEEDRS; encoded by the coding sequence ATGGCGGGATTGAACAAGCTTCGGGCGGGGGCGATGCGAAAGGGGTTGGGCATACTGGGCCTAGCGCTGTTCGCTGGCCTGGTCCAAGCGCCAGGTGCGGCCGCGGAGACTGGCGACCAATGGCCGTTGACGGCAGCCACCGCACCGGTCCAGATCGACCCCGCTGGGCTGTACGGATCCTCGGGAAATCAGATTTTCAAATTCACCGGGCTGCAAAACGGGCAGGCTGGTACTGAACTGACCGCCCAAACTGCTCCTGGGGCACCGGCCTATTGGTCCTCGAATCTCGGGCTGGGGCGTGATGCGCAAGGAAGCCTCGAGTTCGTCGGCAGCCGTTACAACACGGGTTATCCTGCGCTCTACAGCCTCAAAAACGGAGCTAGCTCAATCACCGAAATCGGCTCCGCTCCGCAAACCAGCGCCGCATGGGGTGGGCTTTCAGTGGCCCCAGACGGCGGCATCTGGCAGGGTACGAATCTGCAGAGCACCGGGAACAGCCGGCTGTCGCGGTTCGATCAGCAAGCCGGGACTGGTGTGATCAGCGGCCCGCTGACGTCCACGTTGGCCGGGGACCGGATTTGGGACGGGGGAGGCGTGGTCGCCCCGGACTACGCCTTCGATGCCGCAGGCAACCTTTTCGGTCTGGTGTTCAACCGTGGCGAAGGCTGGATCTACCGCTACAATATCGACTCTTTCTCTGCTTCCGGGATGACGGTGACGCCCTGGCTGCAGATCTCCGGGCCGGCGCTGACTGCAGGTTCCTCGAACTACGGATTCGCCTGGCTGGGCGGCAATTGGTACGCGGGAAACGGCAACGGCACCTTGTACCGGATCAATGCGGAGACCGGCGCGTCGGTGGTCGCCGGGGAGGTCACCACTCCGTCGACGTTCGACTACCGGTTGACCGATCTCGCCTCGGCCGAGTTGGTGCCCGGTCCGCGCCTTGAGGTGACTAAATCCGCGGATCGCACGGTGGTGGACCCGGGCGGTGTGGTCAGGTTTACGCTGACCGGGACGAATACCGGTGCTGCGACGTTCGCGGCGGATTTCGCGGACGAGTTGTCCGAGGTGCTCGATGAGGCTGATTACAACGGTGATGCGAGCGCAGACATCGGATCAATTGGGCTTTCCGGTCAGCGGTTGTTGTGGCGTGGCGAGCTTGCGCCGGGGCAGCGGGTGACCGTGACGTTTTCGGTGACGGTCAAGGCCGTGGTGCCGGGGGACTACCGTTTGGTGAACCGGGTGAGCAGTACGGTCCCGGAGGCGGTGCTGCCGCCTCCGGTGACCGTCGACATTTCGGGCTTCGTGTTGACCAAAACCGTGGACCGGACAGTTGCAGCTCCCGGCGACCAGGTGAGCTACACCGTGGTCGGCCGGAACGTCGGGCGGACGCCACTGCGGGCGGGCTTCAGCGATGACCTGAGCCAAGTGCTCGACGACGCCGCGTTCCGCGGTGATGTCGATGCCAACACCGGGCGGGTTTGGAGCTCTGCCGATTCGATCCGTTGGAGCGGTCGGTTACTGCCCGGCCAAGCGGTCACCGTGACGTATCAGGTGGTGGTCCGGGCCGGTGGAGGCGACGGGATCCTGCGCAATTCAGTGACCAGCAGCACCTCCGGAGGGCAGGAAACCACGCCGGTGCAGACCACCGTGCGGGAAGTTCCCGGGACGCCGCAGGCTGACCGTGCCGTCCAGCCGGTCGGCCCCGGGGCGCCGGGTCCGACCACGGAGACGCTGCCGAACACCGGATCGGCCACCGCCGCGTTGATCTTCTCCGGTGCGCTGGCGGCGCTGCTCGGCTTGGTCTTGTTGGCAGCAGCTCGATTCCGTCCTGAGGAGGACCGGTCATGA
- a CDS encoding nucleoside hydrolase, which translates to MPSSARTPVLIDVDTGIDDSLALLYLLASPDAELLGISCTAGNVPARQVAKNNLAWLELCGRSGIEVALGAEVPLLAPLMTTEETHGPQGIGYAELPDPRHAISDRHAVRLWIDTVRARPGEVLGLVTGPLTNLALAVKLEPELPRLLHRLVVMGGAFNHPGNTTPSSEWNIAVDPDAAKLVFDAFSGLPAARQPIICPLDVTETVIMEPRHLAALAEASGSSPVETPRAEDPLGTRSQASNPLVRHLVDAVRFYLEFHAAQGQGYLSHMHDPFAAAVALNPELARLRHATVDVELGGTLCRGATVADWHGLWQRPKNAWVAVQTDPEAFFDELVARVSGLARALPPAP; encoded by the coding sequence ATGCCCAGCTCAGCACGCACCCCGGTCCTGATCGACGTCGACACCGGAATCGACGATTCGCTTGCCTTGCTCTACCTGCTGGCCAGCCCTGACGCCGAGCTGCTCGGCATCAGTTGCACCGCCGGCAACGTGCCGGCCAGACAAGTGGCGAAAAACAATTTGGCCTGGCTGGAATTGTGCGGGCGCAGCGGCATCGAGGTCGCCTTGGGCGCCGAGGTGCCGCTGCTGGCACCGCTGATGACCACCGAGGAAACCCATGGTCCGCAGGGCATCGGCTATGCCGAGTTGCCGGATCCCCGGCACGCCATTTCGGACCGACACGCGGTCCGGCTCTGGATCGATACGGTCCGCGCCCGCCCCGGCGAAGTGCTGGGCTTGGTGACCGGTCCGCTGACCAATCTGGCCCTGGCCGTGAAACTCGAACCCGAACTCCCCCGGCTGCTCCACCGCCTGGTGGTGATGGGCGGCGCGTTCAACCATCCCGGCAACACCACGCCCAGCAGCGAATGGAACATCGCCGTGGACCCCGATGCGGCGAAGCTGGTTTTCGACGCCTTCAGCGGCCTGCCCGCGGCGCGGCAGCCGATCATCTGCCCGCTCGACGTCACGGAAACCGTCATCATGGAGCCGCGGCACCTCGCCGCACTGGCCGAAGCCTCCGGAAGCAGCCCCGTGGAGACCCCGCGGGCCGAGGATCCGCTGGGAACCCGTTCCCAGGCCTCGAACCCCCTGGTTCGCCATCTGGTCGACGCCGTCCGGTTTTACCTGGAATTCCATGCCGCGCAGGGCCAGGGCTACCTCAGCCACATGCATGATCCCTTCGCCGCCGCAGTGGCCCTGAATCCGGAACTGGCCCGGCTGCGGCACGCCACGGTCGACGTCGAACTCGGCGGGACGCTGTGCCGCGGCGCTACCGTGGCCGATTGGCACGGCCTCTGGCAGCGGCCGAAAAACGCCTGGGTCGCCGTGCAGACCGATCCGGAAGCATTTTTCGACGAGCTGGTTGCCCGGGTTTCCGGGCTTGCCCGCGCCCTGCCGCCAGCACCATAG
- a CDS encoding HpcH/HpaI aldolase/citrate lyase family protein, which yields MSSATDAYGDTGLSDQAHPLTSPLPRIRNVPAEIARSWLLVPATQPETFDAAVASRADAVVLDIEDAVDPSHKSSARNDVIQWLRNGGEAWVRINDASSDFWADDVAGLRGTPGLQGVMLAKTESAAQVKETFHRLDGKTRVLALVESAVGIEEANNIARAEGAFRLAFGSGDFRRDTGMAADREAMAYPRAKLVVASRVGNLPGPIDGPTVGTNHPILREQSAITVAMGMTGKLCLQADQSTVINEVISPAPSDVAWATDFMADFNARGGVIRDGSDLPRLGRAEKIMKLAVAFGVQPAS from the coding sequence ATGTCTTCTGCTACCGATGCCTACGGCGATACCGGCCTGTCCGACCAAGCACATCCGTTGACCTCCCCGTTGCCCCGGATCCGCAATGTGCCGGCCGAAATCGCGCGCTCCTGGCTCCTGGTGCCGGCCACCCAGCCGGAAACCTTCGACGCTGCCGTGGCGTCCCGGGCTGACGCCGTGGTGCTGGACATCGAAGACGCCGTCGATCCTTCGCACAAGTCCTCGGCCCGCAACGACGTGATCCAGTGGCTGCGCAACGGCGGTGAAGCCTGGGTCCGGATTAACGACGCGAGCAGCGATTTCTGGGCGGACGACGTGGCCGGGCTGCGCGGCACTCCCGGGTTGCAGGGCGTGATGCTCGCGAAGACCGAAAGCGCGGCCCAGGTCAAGGAGACCTTCCACCGGCTCGACGGCAAAACCCGGGTGCTCGCCCTGGTCGAGTCCGCGGTCGGCATCGAAGAAGCCAACAACATCGCCCGTGCCGAAGGCGCCTTCCGCTTGGCGTTCGGCTCGGGCGACTTCCGCCGGGATACCGGCATGGCCGCCGATCGCGAAGCGATGGCCTACCCCCGGGCCAAACTGGTGGTAGCCAGCCGGGTCGGCAATTTGCCGGGCCCGATCGACGGTCCGACGGTCGGCACCAACCACCCGATCCTGCGCGAACAATCCGCGATCACGGTCGCCATGGGGATGACCGGCAAACTCTGTCTGCAAGCCGATCAGAGCACGGTGATCAACGAAGTCATTTCGCCGGCCCCTTCGGACGTCGCCTGGGCCACCGACTTCATGGCCGACTTCAATGCCCGCGGCGGCGTGATCCGGGACGGCTCGGACCTGCCCCGTTTGGGCCGGGCCGAGAAGATCATGAAATTGGCCGTGGCCTTCGGCGTGCAGCCAGCCAGCTGA
- a CDS encoding UDP-N-acetylglucosamine 2-epimerase, with product MKTVLAYFGTHAEAIKVAPVAARLADSSQLAVRVVAPHDHMAGPSLAAGLFGIRPEHAFPQNRKSRHARLGFGQLLAEAGQFLAANRPDAVLVHASGRDSSALAMAAAHLLIPLASLDTSAAALATKIRHRHPTGGTADLYLEANHAGCDQLLAEGVPAASIELTGSTTIDSLLHGISSAQAGRRPDSTPAPLRRLLTGSATPILAILRGGKDDAAVAGIVDAMLDSAAKHPERSYLVSAPAAMGNFRWRRPATALPNVTLCGSLDFRSYCRLLARSKLVLTDDSSVLTEAGALGKPVLPAASAGPGSSPVDPIKIAGQIESALQSPPLSTPSEDPFGDGLASLRCAAAVSKLLGLGETSLRPAPAASSRNFIRPVRTGAELVS from the coding sequence ATGAAAACGGTCCTGGCCTATTTCGGCACCCACGCCGAGGCGATCAAGGTCGCCCCCGTGGCAGCCCGCCTCGCCGATTCATCGCAACTTGCCGTCCGGGTCGTCGCCCCGCACGACCACATGGCGGGGCCTTCCTTGGCAGCAGGGCTTTTCGGCATCCGGCCCGAACACGCTTTTCCGCAAAACCGGAAATCCCGTCATGCGCGGCTCGGCTTCGGCCAGCTGCTGGCCGAAGCCGGTCAGTTCTTGGCCGCCAACCGGCCCGACGCCGTGCTCGTCCACGCCTCCGGGCGGGACTCTTCGGCCCTGGCCATGGCAGCAGCACACCTGCTGATTCCCTTGGCCAGCCTGGACACCTCGGCTGCCGCCTTGGCGACCAAAATCCGACATCGGCACCCGACCGGAGGAACTGCCGACCTCTATCTCGAAGCGAACCACGCCGGGTGCGATCAGCTGCTTGCTGAAGGTGTGCCCGCAGCCTCGATCGAACTCACCGGCAGTACCACGATCGACTCGCTGCTGCACGGGATCTCCTCCGCGCAAGCCGGGCGTCGTCCGGATTCGACTCCGGCTCCCCTCCGGCGACTGCTCACCGGCTCTGCAACTCCGATTCTGGCCATCCTCCGCGGCGGCAAGGACGACGCCGCGGTAGCCGGCATAGTGGACGCGATGTTGGATTCCGCAGCGAAGCACCCGGAGCGGAGCTATTTGGTCTCTGCACCAGCGGCAATGGGAAATTTCCGGTGGCGCAGACCGGCCACGGCCCTGCCCAACGTGACGCTGTGCGGCTCGCTGGATTTTCGCAGCTACTGCCGCCTGCTCGCCCGGAGCAAACTCGTGCTCACCGACGATTCCAGCGTGCTGACGGAAGCCGGCGCCCTCGGCAAACCGGTATTGCCAGCTGCTTCGGCGGGACCCGGGTCCTCTCCGGTAGACCCGATCAAGATCGCCGGGCAGATCGAATCGGCGTTGCAAAGCCCACCACTGAGCACTCCGAGCGAAGATCCGTTCGGCGATGGCTTGGCCTCGCTCCGATGCGCCGCAGCAGTCAGCAAACTGCTCGGACTCGGCGAAACGAGCCTCCGGCCAGCGCCTGCCGCATCCAGTCGGAACTTCATCCGCCCCGTCCGGACGGGTGCCGAACTGGTCTCCTGA
- a CDS encoding DEAD/DEAH box helicase — protein MSENTQNNSAENHNGAAESEEKDILFTDFGLDGRVLAALKDVGYEKPSPIQAATIPVLLEGRDVVGLAQTGTGKTAAFALPALSRMADLPATKDTQILVLAPTRELALQVAEAFSSYAAHMDNFTVLPVYGGSAYGPQLAGLRRGAQVVVGTPGRVIDHLSKGSLDLSNLQYLVLDEADEMLRMGFADDVEQILAETPEDKQVALFSATMPGQIRRIAKKYLNNPAEISVKAKTTTGENTRQRYLQVMGPHKLDAMTRILEVEEYDGVIAFVRTKMATEELADKLKSRGYRAAAINGDIPQQQRERTVEALRSGSIDVLVATDVAARGLDVERISLVVNYDIPHDTESYVHRIGRTGRAGRSGDAILFMTPREKYLLRAIEKATRQPVEQMHLPSADTINNLRLNKFADQITETLGSQELSVFRDLVTTYEQEHDVTAAEIAAALAYMAQGGESLLVKDLPAAPEHQKRERSKDGFGSRGPTRALTEGNATYRIAVGRRQRVLPGSIVGAIANEGGLSSSQIGGIDIRADHTLVELPADLSKDQLRALSKTRIGGELIRLELDSGRKPRAERESEGYSGGGYKGRREGGERGYGARSTGGGHTGHGAGDRKPRHGKTDGSKDFNRKGKW, from the coding sequence ATGTCCGAAAACACCCAGAACAACAGCGCCGAAAATCACAACGGTGCCGCCGAATCCGAAGAGAAAGACATTCTCTTCACCGACTTCGGCCTTGACGGCCGAGTGCTCGCAGCGCTGAAAGACGTCGGCTACGAAAAGCCTTCGCCGATCCAGGCAGCGACCATCCCGGTGTTGCTGGAAGGCCGCGACGTCGTCGGCCTGGCCCAGACCGGGACCGGAAAGACCGCAGCCTTCGCGCTGCCGGCGCTGTCCCGGATGGCGGATCTCCCGGCGACCAAAGACACCCAGATCCTGGTGCTGGCACCGACCCGGGAACTTGCCCTGCAGGTAGCGGAGGCGTTCTCCTCCTACGCCGCGCACATGGACAACTTCACCGTTCTCCCGGTCTACGGCGGATCGGCCTACGGCCCGCAGCTCGCCGGCTTGCGCCGGGGCGCTCAGGTCGTGGTCGGCACCCCCGGCCGCGTGATCGACCACCTCTCCAAGGGCTCGCTGGACCTGTCCAACCTGCAGTACCTGGTCCTGGATGAAGCTGACGAGATGCTGCGGATGGGCTTCGCCGACGACGTCGAGCAGATCCTGGCCGAAACCCCAGAGGACAAGCAGGTCGCCTTGTTCTCCGCGACCATGCCCGGCCAGATCCGCCGGATCGCGAAGAAGTACTTGAACAACCCGGCGGAGATTTCGGTAAAGGCCAAAACCACCACCGGCGAAAACACCCGCCAGCGCTACCTGCAGGTGATGGGCCCGCACAAGCTCGACGCGATGACCCGGATCCTCGAGGTCGAAGAGTACGACGGCGTGATCGCCTTCGTGCGCACCAAAATGGCTACCGAAGAGCTGGCCGACAAATTGAAGTCGCGGGGTTACCGTGCCGCAGCGATCAACGGCGACATCCCGCAGCAGCAGCGTGAGCGCACGGTCGAAGCCCTGCGCTCCGGCAGCATCGACGTCCTCGTCGCCACGGACGTCGCAGCCCGTGGTCTGGACGTCGAGCGGATCAGCCTGGTGGTCAACTACGACATCCCGCACGACACCGAATCCTACGTGCACCGGATCGGCCGTACCGGCCGTGCCGGCCGCTCCGGCGATGCGATCCTGTTCATGACCCCGCGGGAGAAGTACTTGCTCCGGGCCATCGAGAAGGCCACCCGTCAGCCGGTCGAGCAGATGCACCTGCCCAGCGCGGACACCATCAACAACCTGCGTTTGAACAAATTCGCGGACCAGATCACCGAGACCCTGGGCTCCCAGGAACTTTCGGTCTTCCGGGACCTGGTGACCACGTACGAGCAGGAGCACGATGTCACCGCTGCCGAGATCGCGGCCGCACTGGCCTATATGGCGCAGGGCGGCGAATCGTTGCTGGTGAAGGATCTGCCGGCCGCTCCGGAGCACCAGAAGCGCGAACGTTCCAAGGACGGCTTCGGATCCCGTGGCCCGACCCGTGCACTCACCGAGGGCAATGCGACGTATCGGATCGCGGTCGGCCGCCGGCAGCGCGTGTTGCCCGGTTCGATCGTCGGCGCCATTGCCAACGAAGGCGGATTGTCCTCCTCGCAGATCGGCGGCATCGACATCCGCGCCGACCACACCTTGGTGGAACTCCCCGCGGACCTGAGCAAGGATCAGCTCCGGGCGCTGTCCAAAACCCGCATCGGCGGTGAACTGATCCGCTTGGAGTTGGACTCCGGCCGCAAGCCGCGCGCCGAGCGCGAATCCGAAGGCTACAGCGGCGGCGGGTACAAGGGCCGGCGTGAAGGCGGCGAGCGCGGCTACGGCGCGCGTTCGACCGGTGGCGGACACACCGGGCACGGTGCCGGCGACCGCAAGCCCCGGCACGGCAAGACCGATGGTTCCAAGGATTTCAACCGCAAGGGCAAGTGGTAG
- a CDS encoding MOSC domain-containing protein, giving the protein MNSKGTLLAVCRLHALTPDANAFGLTAIDKRPVAGPVKVTKYGLYADVQVDRKNHGGRDKALYAYAQHDAEYWQEILGYPVPPGLFGENLRIAGLDVNQALIGEQWRIGAEVLVEVTMPRTPCATFQRRLDEPQWVKRFSQAGRVGPYLRVLETGSIEAGDVVEVVHRPGHGVRIAEWFAHPTAELAQALLADPDLDVAAAFEPYFEKVFRREA; this is encoded by the coding sequence GTGAACTCCAAAGGGACCTTGCTCGCCGTCTGCCGTCTGCATGCGCTCACCCCCGACGCCAATGCATTCGGATTGACCGCGATCGACAAACGCCCGGTGGCCGGCCCGGTCAAGGTGACCAAATACGGGCTCTATGCCGATGTCCAGGTCGACCGCAAAAACCACGGCGGTCGGGACAAAGCGCTCTATGCCTATGCACAGCACGACGCCGAGTACTGGCAGGAGATCTTGGGCTATCCGGTGCCGCCGGGCCTGTTCGGCGAAAACCTGCGGATTGCGGGCCTGGACGTCAATCAGGCGCTGATCGGCGAACAATGGCGGATCGGCGCCGAAGTGCTCGTTGAAGTCACCATGCCGCGAACGCCCTGCGCCACGTTCCAGCGACGCCTGGACGAGCCGCAATGGGTCAAACGGTTCAGCCAAGCCGGAAGGGTCGGGCCGTATTTGCGGGTCCTGGAAACCGGCAGCATCGAAGCCGGCGACGTCGTCGAGGTCGTGCACCGGCCCGGGCACGGCGTGCGTATCGCGGAGTGGTTCGCACACCCCACGGCAGAGCTGGCGCAGGCGTTGCTGGCGGATCCGGACCTCGACGTCGCGGCAGCTTTTGAGCCATACTTCGAGAAGGTGTTTCGGCGCGAAGCCTGA
- a CDS encoding RNA polymerase sigma factor: protein MTNPVSVRSDEDLISATREGDDDAYAELYLRHRSVAKGVAMQIGASHDDADDFVAEAFAATLRKLRSGGGPEVFFRGYILGAVRNLANRNFGKAAKLELVSEYTGDAERSVDDDPAGRYESEIVRAAFESLPERAKMVLWLTEVEDKKPHEITEMMGLNANAVAALAYRSRETLRQAYLQSHLQQTPEPGCRKYAEQLGALIRQKLPANRSRQVQDHVRGCIYCTTALHDISDVNSSLRRVVGPGLIGTATAGLFPAALGAAPGALADPTGPAAAEAADPDAPGLAEEASGSGRRAWWIAGAAALLLLLSAGIWLGLRADAGFKAVGPEPSRSPSSSSPTASGSASPSTSPSPSSSTAPTPTASQPPRTSPVAPPPTPPVAPQAINTLTPSGSFSSDEFDPASSTLKIGLTPANDGPLRDVRVNLTLPAGMSFDYVDAGPNGWQCSGSGQSVNCSGSVDSTGPNYLRVGLQTAAAGNYPVQISASGAGWGPVSTSVSLNRN, encoded by the coding sequence ATGACGAATCCAGTTTCAGTGCGTTCTGACGAGGACCTGATTTCGGCGACCAGGGAAGGCGACGACGATGCCTACGCGGAGCTCTATCTGCGGCACCGTTCAGTGGCCAAAGGGGTCGCGATGCAGATCGGCGCGAGCCATGACGACGCCGATGATTTCGTCGCCGAAGCTTTTGCGGCAACGCTCCGCAAGCTCCGCTCCGGTGGCGGGCCCGAGGTCTTCTTCCGGGGCTACATCCTCGGTGCGGTACGGAATCTGGCGAATCGGAATTTCGGCAAGGCGGCCAAGCTCGAGCTGGTCTCGGAATACACCGGTGATGCCGAACGCTCGGTCGACGACGATCCGGCCGGCCGGTACGAATCCGAGATCGTCCGCGCGGCCTTCGAGTCGTTGCCGGAGCGCGCGAAAATGGTGCTCTGGCTGACCGAGGTCGAAGACAAGAAGCCGCACGAGATCACCGAAATGATGGGGCTGAACGCCAATGCGGTAGCGGCGTTGGCTTATCGCTCCCGGGAGACCTTGCGGCAGGCCTATCTGCAGAGTCATCTGCAGCAGACGCCGGAGCCGGGCTGCCGCAAATACGCGGAGCAACTGGGCGCCTTGATCCGGCAGAAACTGCCGGCCAACCGGTCCCGCCAGGTGCAGGACCACGTACGCGGATGCATCTACTGCACCACCGCCTTGCACGACATTTCGGATGTGAACAGCAGTCTGCGTCGCGTGGTCGGCCCGGGACTCATCGGGACGGCCACCGCCGGGCTGTTCCCGGCCGCGCTCGGTGCGGCTCCCGGTGCGCTGGCCGATCCGACCGGGCCGGCCGCTGCCGAAGCCGCGGATCCGGATGCGCCGGGCCTGGCCGAAGAAGCCTCCGGTTCCGGCCGGCGCGCTTGGTGGATTGCCGGGGCTGCTGCGCTCTTGTTGCTGTTGTCGGCCGGAATCTGGTTAGGTCTCCGGGCCGATGCCGGATTCAAAGCAGTCGGCCCGGAGCCGAGCCGCAGCCCGAGCAGTTCCAGCCCGACGGCTTCCGGGAGCGCCAGCCCGAGCACCTCGCCTTCGCCCAGCAGCTCGACTGCGCCGACTCCGACGGCGAGCCAGCCGCCGCGGACCTCTCCGGTTGCCCCGCCGCCCACCCCTCCAGTGGCTCCGCAGGCGATCAATACGCTCACGCCGTCGGGCAGTTTCAGCAGCGACGAATTCGATCCGGCCAGTTCCACGCTCAAAATCGGGCTGACACCGGCCAACGACGGACCGCTGCGCGATGTCCGGGTGAACCTGACGCTTCCGGCCGGGATGAGTTTCGACTACGTCGACGCCGGCCCCAACGGCTGGCAGTGTTCCGGGTCCGGGCAATCGGTGAATTGTTCCGGGTCGGTGGACAGCACCGGTCCGAATTACCTGCGGGTCGGCCTGCAAACTGCGGCCGCCGGAAATTACCCGGTGCAGATCTCCGCTTCCGGAGCCGGCTGGGGGCCGGTCTCGACCTCGGTATCGCTGAACCGCAATTGA
- a CDS encoding glyoxalase superfamily protein encodes MSFSMKIEVVPIPVTDVDRAKAFYVDQLGFNPDHDHRVDEKIRFVQLTPPGSACSIVIGEGIVEMAPGTQKGVMMVIDSADEAYAQLRSRGVETSEVVDMDWGRFVYFSDPDGNSWALQELPDYAAGQG; translated from the coding sequence ATGAGCTTCAGCATGAAAATCGAAGTCGTTCCGATCCCGGTCACCGATGTGGACCGGGCCAAGGCGTTCTACGTGGACCAGCTCGGGTTCAACCCCGACCACGACCACCGGGTCGACGAGAAGATCCGTTTCGTCCAGCTCACGCCGCCCGGCTCCGCTTGCTCGATCGTGATCGGCGAAGGCATCGTCGAAATGGCGCCCGGCACCCAGAAGGGCGTGATGATGGTCATCGACAGCGCCGACGAAGCCTACGCGCAACTGCGCAGCCGCGGCGTGGAAACCAGCGAGGTGGTCGACATGGACTGGGGCCGGTTCGTCTACTTCTCGGACCCGGACGGCAATTCCTGGGCGCTCCAAGAACTCCCGGACTACGCCGCCGGACAAGGCTGA
- a CDS encoding LysM peptidoglycan-binding domain-containing protein has product MGLFDDIKKNVEDVAKNVGDAVNDAFNRDQNQNQDQQAEQPAEEAPAEQPAAEEAAPEAAPVEEAAPVAEEAAPVEEAAARQVTVADGDNLSAIAAANGVDLQALIEVNGIENPDLIFPGQVLTLP; this is encoded by the coding sequence ATGGGACTGTTCGATGACATCAAAAAGAATGTCGAAGATGTTGCCAAGAATGTCGGCGACGCAGTAAACGATGCGTTCAATCGCGACCAGAATCAGAATCAGGATCAGCAGGCCGAACAGCCCGCGGAAGAAGCTCCGGCGGAGCAGCCGGCCGCCGAAGAGGCTGCTCCGGAAGCCGCCCCGGTGGAAGAAGCTGCTCCGGTAGCCGAAGAAGCCGCGCCGGTGGAGGAAGCCGCCGCGCGCCAGGTGACCGTTGCCGACGGCGACAACCTGTCCGCGATCGCTGCCGCGAACGGTGTGGATCTGCAGGCGCTGATCGAGGTCAACGGCATTGAGAACCCGGACTTGATTTTCCCGGGCCAGGTGCTGACTCTGCCGTAG